The following coding sequences lie in one Drosophila bipectinata strain 14024-0381.07 chromosome XR, DbipHiC1v2, whole genome shotgun sequence genomic window:
- the Dora gene encoding zinc finger SWIM domain-containing protein 8 homolog isoform X3, which produces MDRFSFDDSIRFEEDSLCSWSSEPESLCNNWRGWKKPSNAAGSGAGSASGGGLGGANGLGIGGAGGGPSYGSTGGNGVPGSGANGSCTPGGVGGANGSSAAMSSVSTCGRYCEVSTLAELAARCVASYIPFELVEHVYPPVPEQLQLRIAFWSFPDNEEDIRLYSCLANSSADEFNRGDQLFRLRAVKDPLQIGFHLSASVVNQSPRVYFNVAVTFDRRRISSCNCTCTSSAYWCSHVVAVCLHRIHCPQEVCLRAPVSESLTRLQRDQLQKFAQYLISELPQQILPTAQRLLDELLSAQPTAINTVCGAPDPTAGASINDQTSWYLDEKTLHNNIKRILIKFCLPAPIVFSDVNYLTNSAPPAAAEWSSLLRPLRGREPEGMWNLLSIVREMYRRCDRNAVRLLEIITEECMSCDQILTWWFQTKLTLMMGSHGHSGGKHSNTHSNSTALQHACSSLCDEIVALWRLAALNPGLAPDERDMLHAQFTAWHLKILDRVVKSRMMPPSYTNKHQQNSRSETELFIGFKPAIEACYLDWEDYPIPGVTHTHDTNPIYYSPFTCFKHTDLNNPGQLNATQALMKNNKHYNYFSSSSDHGLHAGAFNQRMERPFLVSRYLLGGGDMDPMGALPAGANGGASSMGRQFSVAVLGAGGQQMGGSGVAVGGGGGGAASGDANPSQKQQQQKAAGSSSKGAGAVGAAAGDGNRSSASSEGFCENDDFGGDTSSSHNYCLPGQASVPGQKSALTESDSQSSFDAVSQQSKDDPPAGGQEQACSTSDTSSASSASLSASTASGSSNSSTSSMLMAGQEAVGGVSVTQQAPRRLSKDESFSSSSDEFNHATSAVGRSAAGGAAPGVGGAGTEAGGSSSPAGGAADGSAGSTAGGDVTPVPSTSAAARAALAASSSTSAAPTPHAAEGLGAPVDQPSTSSVAAQRAAAHQNAVASDKPHVFSNVRPTEDAWDILLARAEGLHAHGHGREACILAVRLAEQMLANPPNLLLELPPAPKRKGKKQNVNPISHQLTVVASATLSKCAFLCTVLSENSEHYHIGFRICLFALEMPRPPASTKPLEVKLANQEADILALLKRLPLGSAELQVIRERAEQLRSGTFKTRGEALLPINLATFIFDALVTFSSAGGSSNVNLGAGGAGVATGGAGRSGLVPSGPRLLMYKHNDENLGFDAAVAALGLKANVSEAEHPLLCEGTRRQRGDLALTLLYHYKDEPRKIAKIMEKLLDRDIHTLLKAPLLPAYYSSNPPVRTPSNQPMRREDHEYGGGGGCASTGCNPMANLCELLPTDYGSVGGNSRPHSSTSAELELSMCALSMASSQSGMVPTAGTAGGGATTASSASTSGNPSGTAGGNGGNGGGGAGGSAGGGGAGGGNGGASATGGGSTSSSRSKESRYKGKRAYPSIPNQPSEASAHFMFELAKNVLTKAGGNSSTSLFTQASTNQNHHGPHRALHMCAFQLGLYALGLHNCVSPNWLSRTYSSHVSWILGQAMEIGAPAISFLIDTWEAHLTPPEAAGMADRASRGWDNNMVYPAAELALSVLPHAAALNPNEIQRAILQCKEQSDLMLERACLTVETAAKGGGVYPEVLFQVARYWYELYMRNTPNNTDHEPHDDGLDHSAVSLSALIESQQQHELQQQQQQQQQQAVQQQQQQQVVQQQQQQMGLGNPVGVPGGGGVGGGPPVAVPPSVGNPQAQFQLAPIGLAPYPPYSFCQGLYAHHAHNLSYPPGQMQMYISAGPPPPSQAYAGYQQGPPPQQQPPNPQQQQVQVQQVQQQQQQQVQVQVQQQQQQPVVQQQVPIAGHAPPGHPGQPPAGFQPQPPPPGPFQALPPQAYQALQAGPPGPPMGPPGYYGPPPPPPPNGPPVGVGVGVGVGVMPMRQHHNQHQHPVYSFMQQAPPPPPQQQQQAPPSQPPVRQRQPHQFTQTQLRYLLAAYNVGMLAMETLARRVHDDRPQAKYARNPPYGEDVKWLLRISKKLGTQYLHQFCICAVNSIVSPFVLHDVAIESAHYLGRNNHQLVMQHLRSALTPLVQKCQQMYIQCIHQKLYHLTQGDYEEFASIVVAARAAFQITPEGSAQFKDWLQSIKRSKSCKKELWTQINAALQSNSK; this is translated from the exons ATGGATCGCTTCAGCTTTGACGACTCCATTCGGTTCGAGGAGGATTCACTGTGCAGCTGGAGCTCTGAGCCGGAGTCGCTGTGCAACAACTGGCGCGGCTGGAAGAAGCCCAGCAACGCTGCTGGCAGCGGCGCAGGCAGTGCCTCCGGCGGCGGTCTAGGTGGCGCCAACGGCCTGGGCATTGGCGGTGCTGGCGGTGGTCCATCCTACGGTTCAACGGGCGGCAACGGTGTACCCGGATCCGGAGCTAATGGTTCATGCACCCCGGGCGGCGTGGGCGGTGCCAATGGCAGTTCGGCGGCAATGTCCTCGGTATCCACCTGCGGTCGATATTGTG AAGTTTCCACATTGGCCGAGCTGGCTGCTCGATGCGTGGCCTCCTATATACCCTTCGAGCTGGTGGAGCATGTGTATCCGCCGGTGCCGGAACAGCTGCAGCTGCGCATCGCCTTCTGGAGCTTTCCGGACAACGAGGAGGACATACGGCTGTACTCCTGCCTGGCCAACAGCTCGGCGGATGAGTTCAATCGCGGCGATCAGCTCTTCAGGCTGCGCGCCGTCAAGGATCCACTGCAGATAG GCTTCCATCTGTCGGCCAGTGTGGTGAACCAATCGCCGAGGGTCTACTTCAATGTGGCCGTCACCTTCGACCGGCGACGCATCTCCTCCTGCAACTGCACCTGCACCTCCTCCGCCTACTGGTGCTCCCACGTGGTGGCCGTCTGTCTGCATCGCATCCATTGC CCCCAGGAAGTGTGCCTCCGTGCACCCGTGTCCGAGTCCCTGACGCGCCTGCAACGCGACCAGCTGCAGAAGTTCGCCCAGTATCTGATCAGCGAGCTGCCCCAACAGATTCTGCCCACGGCCCAGCGTCTCCTGGACGAGCTGCTCAGCGCCCAGCCGACGGCCATTAACACGGTGTGCGGTGCCCCAGATCCCACGGCCGGGGCCTCGATCAACGACCAGACCAGCTGGTATCTGGACGAGAAGACGCTGCACAACAACATCAAGCGGATCCTCATCAAGTTCTGCCTGCCCGCGCCCATCGTCTTCAG CGATGTCAACTATCTGACGAACTCGGCACCTCCGGCGGCGGCGGAGTGGAGCTCCCTGCTGCGACCGTTGCGTGGTCGGGAACCGGAGGGCATGTGGAATCTGCTGTCGATTGTGCGGGAGATGTACCGACGCTGCGACCGGAACGCTGTCCGCTTGCTGGAGATCATAACGGAGGAGTGCATGTCCTGCGACCAGATACTCACCTGGTGGTTCCAGACCAAGCTGACCCTCATGATGGGCTCCCACGGCCACTCCGGCGGCAAGCACTCGAACACCCACTCCAACTCGACGGCCCTGCAGCACGCCTGCAGTTCGCTGTGCGACGAGATCGTGGCGCTGTGGCGCCTGGCCGCCCTCAATCCCGGCCTGGCGCCGGACGAAAGGGACATGCTGCATGCCCAGTTCACCGCCTGGCATCTGAAGATCCTCGACCGGGTGGTCAAGAGCCGGATGATGCCGCCGTCGTACACCAACAAGCACCAGCAGAACTCGCGCTCCGAAACGGAACTCTTCATTGGCTTCAAGCCGGCCATTGAGGCGTGCTACCTGGACTGGGAGGACTATCCCATCCCGGGAGTGACGCACACCCACGACACGAACCCCATCTACTACTCACCGTTCACCTGCTTCAAGCACACGGATCTCAACAATCCCGGCCAGCTGAACGCCACCCAGGCGCTTATGAAGAACAACAAGCACTACAACTACTTCAGCTCCTCCAGCGACCACGGCCTGCATGCCGGCGCCTTCAACCAGCGCATGGAGCGGCCGTTCCTGGTCTCCCGCTACCTACTCGGCGGCGGGGACATGGACCCGATGGGCGCCCTGCCCGCCGGCGCTAACGGCGGAGCCTCGTCCATGGGCCGCCAGTTCTCGGTGGCCGTGCTCGGGGCTGGGGGCCAACAGATGGGAGGCAGCGGGGTGGCTgtgggcggcggcggtggaggtGCAGCGTCCGGAGATGCGAATCCTTcccagaagcagcagcagcagaaggcGGCCGGCAGCAGCTCCAAGGGAGCGGGAGCGGTGGGAGCCGCGGCCGGCGATGGCAACCGGTCGAGCGCCAGCAGCGAGGGCTTCTGCGAGAACGACGACTTCGGCGGCGACACCAGTAGCAGCCACAACTACTGCCTGCCCGGCCAGGCCAGTGTCCCCGGCCAGAAGTCTGCCCTCACCGAATCCGACTCGCAGAGCAGCTTCGACGCCGTCTCCCAGCAGAGCAAGGACGATCCGCCCGCGGGTGGCCAGGAGCAGGCCTGCTCAACCTCCGACACCTCCTCGGCCTCGTCTGCCTCCCTGTCGGCCTCGACGGCATCGGGCAGCTCCAACAGTTCCACCTCCTCCATGCTGATGGCCGGCCAGGAGGCGGTCGGCGGGGTATCGGTTACCCAACAGGCACCGCGTCGCCTCAGCAAGGACGAGTccttcagcagcagcagtgatGAGTTCAACCACGCTACCAGCGCAGTGGGAAGGTCCGCAGCAGGCGGAGCAGCACCAGGTGTCGGGGGAGCCGGAACAGAAGCGGGCGGATCCAGTTCCCCCGCTGGCGGTGCCGCTGACGGAAGCGCAGGCTCCACAGCTGGCGGAGATGTGACGCCCGTACCGAGCACCTCGGCAGCAGCCAGAGCCGCTTTGGCTGCCAGTTCGAGTACCTCCGCGGCACCGACGCCCCACGCCGCCGAGGGGTTGGGAGCTCCCGTGGATCAGCCGAGCACTTCATCCGTGGCCGCACAGAGAGCGGCGGCCCACCAGAACGCCGTGGCGTCCGACAAGCCGCACGTCTTCTCCAATGTGCGACCCACGGAGGACGCCTGGGACATTCTCCTGGCCCGGGCCGAGGGCCTGCACGCCCACGGACACGGACGGGAGGCCTGCATCCTGGCCGTCCGCCTGGCGGAGCAGATGCTGGCCAATCCACCCAACCTGCTGCTGGAACTGCCCCCGGCGCCGAAGCGCAAGGGCAAGAAGCAGAACGTTAACCCCATTTCGCACCAGCTGACAGTGGTGGCCTCCGCCACGCTGAGCAAGTGCGCCTTCCTGTGCACGGTCCTGTCGGAGAACTCGGAGCACTACCACATCGGCTTCCGGATATGCCTGTTCGCGCTGGAGATGCCCCGTCCGCCGGCCAGCACCAAGCCGCTGGAGGTGAAGCTGGCCAACCAGGAGGCGGACATTTTGGCGCTGCTCAAGCGCCTCCCCCTGGGCTCCGCGGAGCTCCAGGTGATTCGCGAGCGGGCGGAGCAGCTGCGCAGCGGCACCTTCAAGACACGCGGCGAGGCCCTGCTGCCCATCAACCTGGCCACGTTCATATTCGACGCCCTGGTCACCTTCAGCTCGGCCGGCGGCTCGTCCAACGTCAACCTGGGCGCTGGGGGAGCCGGAGTGGCAACCGGCGGAGCTGGCCGGTCGGGCTTGGTCCCGTCCGGACCTCGGCTGCTGATGTACAAGCACAACGACGAGAATCTCGGCTTCGACGCCGCCGTGGCGGCTCTGGGGCTGAAGGCGAATGTCTCCGAGGCGGAGCACCCGCTCCTCTGCGAGGGAACACGGCGGCAGCGCGGCGATCTCGCCCTGACGCTGCTCTACCACTACAAGGACGAGCCGCGGAAGATAGCCAAGATCATGGAGAAGCTGCTGGACCGGGACATACACACGCTGCTGAAGGCGCCACTGCTGCCGGCCTACTACTCCAGCAATCCGCCGGTGCGGACGCCCAGCAACCAGCCGATGCGGCGCGAGGATCACGAATACGGCGGCGGCGGGGGATGTGCCTCCACCGGCTGCAACCCGATGGCCAATCTGTGCGAGCTCCTGCCCACGGACTACGGCAGCGTCGGCGGCAACAGCCGGCCGCACAGCTCCACCAGCGCCGAGCTGGAGCTGAGCATGTGCGCCCTGAGCATGGCCAGCAGCCAGTCGGGCATGGTGCCGACGGCGGGCACGGCCGGTGGCGGCGCCACGACTGCCAGCTCGGCCAGCACCAGCGGCAATCCCAGTGGCACGGCCGGAGGTAACGGAGGCAACGGCGGCGGAGGAGCTGGCGGCAGCGCAGGCGGCGGAGGAGCTGGCGGCGGCAATGGTGGTGCCAGCGCCACTGGAGGCGgaagcaccagcagcagccgcagcaagGAGAGCCGCTACAAGGGCAAGCGGGCGTATCCTTCGATACCCAACCAACCTTCGGAGGCCAGCGCCCACTTCATGTTCGAGCTGGCCAAGAATGTGCTGACCAAGGCGGGCGGCAACAGCTCCACCTCGCTCTTCACCCAGGCCAGTACCAACCAGAACCACCATGGGCCCCACCGCGCCCTCCATATGTGCGCCTTCCAGCTGGGCCTCTACGCCCTCGGCCTCCACAACTGCGTCAGCCCCAACTGGCTGTCGCGGACGTACTCCTCGCACGTCTCCTGGATCCTCGGCCAGGCCATGGAGATTGGAGCGCCGGCCATCAGTTTCCTGATCGACACGTGGGAGGCCCATTTGACGCCACCGGAAGCGGCCGGCATGGCGGATCGGGCCTCGCGCGGCTGGGACAACAACATGGTCTATCCGGCGGCCGAGCTGGCGCTCTCTGTGCTGCCACATGCCGCCGCCCTGAATCCCAACGAGATCCAGCGCGCCATACTGCAGTGCAAGGAGCAGAGCGATCTGATGCTGGAGCGCGCCTGCCTCACCGTGGAAACTGCCGCCAAGGGTGGCGGCGTCTATCCGGAGGTACTGTTCCAGGTAGCGCGCTACTGGTACGAGCTGTACATGCGCAACACGCCCAACAACACCGACCACGAGCCCCACGACGACGGCCTTGACCACTCGGCCGTCAGTCTGAGTGCCCTGATCGAGTCCCAGCAGCAGCACgagttgcagcagcaacagcagcagcaacaacagcaggccgtgcagcagcagcaacagcagcaggtcgtccagcaacagcagcagcagatggGTCTGGGCAATCCGGTGGGAGTGCCCGGTGGCGGAGGCGTCGGAGGAGGTCCGCCCGTAGCTGTGCCGCCGTCGGTGGGCAATCCCCAGGCCCAGTTCCAGCTGGCACCGATCGGACTGGCTCCGTACCCGCCGTACAGCTTCTGCCAGGGTCTGTACGCCCATCATGCGCACAACCTCAGCTACCCGCCCGGCCAGATGCAGATGTACATCTCGGCGGGTCCGCCGCCACCATCCCAGGCCTACGCTGGCTACCAGCAGGGGCCGCCGCCGCAGCAACAGCCCCCGAatccccagcagcagcaggtgcaGGTGCAGCAagtccagcagcagcaacagcagcaggtcCAGGTCcaggtgcagcagcagcagcaacagccggTTGTCCAGCAACAGGTTCCCATTGCCGGACATGCGCCACCGGGTCATCCGGGTCAGCCGCCCGCCGGCTTCCAGCCCCAACCGCCGCCCCCAGGTCCCTTCCAG GCTCTGCCACCCCAGGCCTATCAGGCACTGCAGGCCGGTCCTCCCGGCCCGCCAATGGGTCCGCCCGGCTATTATGGTccaccgccgccaccaccacccaacGGACCGCCCGTGGGCGTGGGCGTAGGAGTCGGCGTGGGAGTGATGCCCATGCGCCAGCACCACAATCAGCACCAGCATCCCGTCTACTCGTTCATGCAACAGGCTCCGCCCCCACCgccgcagcaacagcagcaggcaCCGCCCTCCCAGCCGCCGGTGCGCCAGCGGCAACCGCATCAGTTCAC GCAAACCCAGCTGCGCTATTTACTGGCCGCGTACAACGTGGGCATGCTGGCCATGGAGACCTTGGCCCGGAGAGTGCACGACGATCGGCCGCAGGCCAAGTACGCCCGGAATCCGCCTTACGGCGAGGACGTCAAATGGCTGCTGAGGATCAGCAAGAAGCTGGGAACGCAGTATCTGCACCAGTTCTGCATATGTGCCGTCAACTCGATCGTCAGCCCGTTCGTCCTGCACGACGTGGCCATCGAATCGGCCCACTATCTGGGCAGGAACAACCACCAGCTGGTGATGCAGCACTTGCGCTCGGCCCTGACGCCGCTCGTACAAAAGTGCCAGCAAAT GTACATCCAGTGCATCCACCAGAAGCTGTACCACCTGACGCAGGGTGACTACGAGGAGTTCGCCAGCATTGTGGTGGCCGCTCGCGCCGCCTTCCAGATCACACCCGAGGGCAGTGCCCAGTTCAAGGACTGGCTGCAGTCCATCAAGCG TTCCAAGTCGTGCAAAAAGGAGCTGTGGACGCAGATCAATGCGGCGCTGCAAAGCAACTCCAAATGA